GACGCAAAAAAACTCGCAGATGATGGCGCGAGTGTTTTAAGTGGTGAGGATATATTCGGGGTCTCGTGCGATATTTTTATCCCCGCTGCGCTAGGTGGTGTTCTCACAAAAGAAAATGCATCTAAGGTGAAAGCTGCTGTGGTATTGGAGATAGCAAATGGCCCAACAACCCCAGAGGCCGACCAGAGCCTGGAAGAACGCGGTATCGTCGTCATCCCTGACGTGCTTGCAAATGCAGGGGGTGTCGCAGTCTCATACTTTGAGTGGTTCCAGAACCAGAAAGGAGAAGCCTGGAGCAAGGAAGAGGTACGGAAGCGCCTTAAGGAGATGATGGAGAAAGCATTTGTTACTGTTTTTACTCGCGCAGAAAAAGATAAACTTACATTGCGTGACGCTGCTTACGCTGTCGCTTTTGAGAAAATTCTCGCGGCATCCCCCGAGAAAAGATAAGTTTGTATCGGGGTGTGGATAACTGCTGCTGTCATGGGTATCACGCTTTTGATATCCTTAAGTAGTAAAGCTGAATTAATGTAATTTATTCAGGTCGAAGTATTAATCAAAAAATCGTTCTTTTATTATGGACGTTCTCCACAAAATCTCGTTCTGGCTTCTCGTCATCGGTGGTTTGAACTGGCTCTTGTATGTCTTGGGCTGGGAAGTCGGAGGTGTCCTCTTGGGCGGCATGGATGCCATGCTTGCGCAGGTCGTCTACGTTGTCGTAGGACTTGCTGCGCTCTTTGAGGTCTTCTACTTCTTCAAGAAGTAGAAGCAACAATTCATATCAGTTTCTTCTTTAAACAAATCCCCTTCACGGGGGTTTTGTTTTTGCTACAATTGCTCGTTCCACAAGCATGGTATATGCTCGAGAAAGAAATAGACGAGAGGTCTCCCTATGACAGGCGATGTGTGGAAGGTTGTAATGCAGCAGCCTGGATACTCTGGTAAGCGCCGCGATGAGATCCGTCAAGGGTGGGATAAGGAATACGGTCCTCTTAATTGGCGCATTGCGTGGCAGGTGAACGACATAGTTACTGATTTTCTTGGCGTGTGTGCGCTCTATGAAGACGCATACTTCAAATTCTTGTGCAGACATCAGGATGTTCTTGCCACTCTCGTGAACCAAGCTTCCGAAGTCTATGATGATGCACCGTCCAATGTCCTGTCGGGTTTTAACTATCTAGCGCAAGAGACAAACCGGACGCATATCCAAGACATCGCCATTCGAAAGTGCCTAGTCCGCATGGCCCTACAGTTTCGGGGGAAGGAACTTATCCGGATTCGTGACAGCAGGGGAACGCATCCGCTCTCAAAAACACTCTCGCCTGGTCGCATACCGTTCCATGTGCGGCGTCTCATTGTAACCCCAGAGCTTTCTGGTTGGTGGGAGAAGGGAAGCGTTGAAAGTTTCTATCAATCGAATAAGGTATTGCAAGTGCGGAAGGGCTCATCACCCGCAGCGTAATTAAACAGGAGAAATCCTGTTTTTTATTTCGTCGAGCGAGTGGGCAAAATGAAAATGTTTCAATTTTCATTTTCTCCGAGCGAAGACGAAATGAGGGTAGACTACCGCGCGGCTTGCCGCGCATTGCTGCGAGCGAAGCAAGCTCCTCCAATACCTCGGGGCTTGCCCCGAGGACACCTTTATTTTCTCCGTAATGATACAATGCGTGAATGATAGATAAAGAGGTAAAACGCCGTGCCGCGGCACTCCTTCGTGCGCTTACGAAGTTGTTCCCCAATCCCAAGATTGTTCTCAAGTACCACTCCAACTGGGAGCTTTTGGTTGCGGTGGAGTTATCTGCACAATGCACAGACAAGAAAGTGAACGAAGTAACTGAAAGACTTTTTAAAAAATACAGGACTCTTGATGACTATGTGCGTGCCGACCCGCGAGAGTTCGAGATAGATATTCACTCCACGGGTTTCTTTAGGAACAAGACAAAGAACATTCTTGCGGCCGCAAAGATGGTAAAGGAGAAACACGGCGGTCGTGTGCCTGACACGATGGAAGAGCTTATCGAATTACCGGGTGTTGCGCGCAAGACCGCAAACATCATTCTCGGAAATGCCTTTGGCAAAGTAGAGGGGATTGCGGTTGATACGCACGTCATACGCCTTGGGCATCGCTTCGGGCTCTCGAAAGAAAAAAATCCGGAGAAGATTGAAAGAGACTTGATGGCGACCTTCCCCAAAAAGGAGTGGTTCAAGCTCACCTATCGCCTCATTGAATACGGGCGTAACTACTGTCCTGCGCGTGGATGTCCGGATGACCACCCCCTAGCACGTTTTGACGCCTAATTTTGAGTATTTTCTAATCATATTTTCTCTTGCATAGACTGGCTGGAGGTGTGTATACTTTCAGTTACTATGGAATCCCGTTAGAGGCCACGATCATTCGCAGGTTTCTGGCTGGAGATGGGAATAGCTTACCAATTTTAATTCTAAGGCGGGGAACGATTTTCATATGATCGTGATCGCCTCTAACGGGATGGAACCAATGGATTACAACACGGGAGAGAAGCGCACCTCTAAAGGAGCTCTTTTTATCTCATTTATCGTAGGTATCGTCGTGGGAGTAGGTGGTTATTGGAGTGTAGACGAGAAAGGTTTTCTCGGTGATTTCTTGGCTCAACGCGAAGAAGTGGGAGAGGGGGTCGAAACTAGCCAGGAGAATGGAGGAGGTGATACGGTTGGAGATATTTTAAAGAATGCACGTCAGGCAGAACAAACTGCAGGACTTGTACAACCTGCCGTAGTCTCCGAGAACAACGCACTTGTTGTCACAAACCAAAGCGCAGGCAACACTGTCCTCGTATCACTCGTTTCTCTCGAGCAGAGCGGTTGGGTAGCGGTACATGAGCAAACCCCCGAAGGGAACCTCGGTAACATCTTGGGCGCGCGTCGCTTTGACGCCGGAAAGCAGTTCGGACAATCAATCGCGCTACTTCGTGGCACGGAAGCAGGCAAGGTATACCAGGTGGTGCTTCACGCAGACGATGCGGATAACGTGTTTGATTTTAGATTGGAGCTTCCAGTAACTACTGCTGGGGGCGAAGGCATTGCGGCAGTCTTTACAGCGACAGCCGTTGAAGAAGTAGCATACTAAATAGCACCAATTAAAAACACCCGCATGAGGCGGGTGTTTTTAATTGGTGCTCGTGTGCGCCGGGCTTCTCATGAGTGCGGCGTTGAGTGCTCCGAAAAGCAGGATGCCCGCCAAGATAAAAAAGAGTAAACGTGCGTCAAAAAAGAGGAGGAGCACTGATGCCGAGAGCGGGCCCGCAATAGCTGAAATCGGACGCATATCACGGAAGATGCTTATGATACTTGTGTCGGAGGCTGTAACTCGTTTGAAAAAATAACTTTCCGAAGTAATCTCGACAAAACTCATTCCAACACGAGTGCCAAAGAGACACAGTGCCCACAAAAGAAGCGAGGGCTCTCTAAGCAACACGAGAGTAGCCGTGAAGAACGCGGCAATCAAAAATCCCAGGAACATGACCCGCCTCTCTGCATTTTTCGAATCTACATAACGACCTACGGGGATTTCGAAGAGCACGAAGGGGAGGAGCATTATAGTGAGAATGATACCGATTTCGCCCCACGAGAACCCAATGTAGTCGTGCAAATAGATGGGTGTGTAGATTACCATCCACGAATAAAAGAAGTTCATCAAAAAACTCGCAATACCGGCATGACGGATGTCGTCTTTTGGGTGTTTTGCTAGAAGCGTTTTTTTGAGTGCGGCAAACAGTGAAATATCTTGATAGACAGGGTCCTTAAAGTTGTGAAAATGGCGAGCGATAATCCACCACGTCGGGAGGGTGAAGAACGCGGCGGCGAGATACACTTTGGAGAAATCCCCGTTAGCGAGGAGATACCCCGCGACCAGAGGGCCAAGAAGAATGGCGAAGTTCAAAACAGTAAGCATGACACCCCGCAATGCCCCGGTAATACGCTCCTCGGAGTACTGTTCGATGAAGACATCGATGTTAAAGAGCGATATGGTAACAAACCCTTGGTAGACAATAAAGAGGGGAATGACAGCGCTTGACTCCGGCCATACGGCAATTGCCACGAGCGCGAAGAACTCAAGCCCCAGGAGCGCAAGGGTTGTTTGGTAGTTCCCGAGTGTCGGAAGTACTTTGGGTGTGTATACCAAAGCAAAAAGCGAGGCAACCGAAGCCGCAATATATACAAAACCGACAAAACTCTCCGGGAGGAAGTTTTTGAGGAATGACGAGGTAATATAGAGCGTAAGACCAAGCTGGAAAGAAAAAAAGAAAAGTGCGGCGTAGAGAAAGTACAGCTTGGAGAACTTTTTAGGGAAGAGCCTCTGCATCACCCTCATTATATTCCAAGTATGACAGGGATGACAATCGGGCGTTTGTTAGTTTTCTGGAAGAGATATTTCGATACCTCGTCAGTCAAGATGCCCTTAAGGTAGTCGAAGTTCACCGGGTGCATTGCGCCAACCTCCTTCTCAACCGTTTTCTTTACAAGCGTGCGAGCATTTGAGAGCAGTTCTTGAGACTCGCGAAGGTATACGAACCCACGTGAGATGATGTCTGGTGATTTGCGGAGCTTTCCTGTAGTAACGTCCAAAGTTACCACGAGGACAAACATGCCGTCTTGAGCAAGCATTTGTCGGTCTCGAAGCACAACCTCCTGTATGTCGCCGATTGAGAAGCCGTCCACAAGGACCATTCCGCGAGGGGCCATTTCTTTAAGACGGACTATTTTCTCGCCTCCGTTCTGTATTTCAATGATAGCGCCGTTGTCAGGGATTATGACGCGGTCTTCGGGCATCCCGACTCTCTGCGCGAGTTTTCCATGCACATGAAGCATGTAGTGGTAGCCGTGAATCGGAATAAAGAACCGTGGTTTTACATGTTTGTGGATCCATTCAAGTTCACCCTGGTTCGCATGCCCACTTGAGTGCACGTCGGAGACTTGATAATGGACAATGTTTGCGCCCTGCCGTGCAAGGTTGTCTTTAAGTTTTTGTACAGCGAGCTCATTTCCAGGGATGATAGAGGACGAGAGAACAATCGTATCTCGTTTTGAGAGGCGAATGTACTTGTGACCCTTGTTTGCAACACGCATGAGAACCGCGTGCTCGTCTCCCTGCGCACCGGTCACAAGAATAACAATTTTTTCTGGAGAATAATCATCCATGGCATCAATGGGGACGATTGTTCCTTTCTGCGGCTTCAAAATGCCCGCTTCCGTTGCTATCTCAACGTTTTGCTTCATGCTCCGTCCGTCGATAATGATTTTCTTGTTGTATTTCTCGGTAATCTCTATGATTTTTGCGATACGCTCTATCTGAGAGGCAAACGTGCCGATGATAAGACGGCCTCGCGCATTCTTGATGATGTCCTCCATCGTCTTAAAGACGGCTGATTCTGGGATAGACCACCCCGGCTTCTCAACGTTGGTTGAGTCTGCGAGCAATGCAAGGACCTTTTCTTTTGCAAATATGCCGAATTCCTCATCCTCTTTCTTGGATGGCGTACCGTCTTTATGTTCAAGCTTTAAGTCACCTGTGTGCACAATGACACCGTGGGGGGTTTCAATGATGACTCCAGCAGCGTCCGGTATTGTATGTGTTACCGCAAAGAAACGCACACGAAAGCCGCCCAAGATAAGGTTCTCGTCTCCTTTGATCTCATTCAAATTAAGTGGCGGTAGTTCCGGGAATTCACCTTGCCGTTTCTTCACCATAAGCAAGGTCAAGAGCCGGGTGTAGATAGGCGGATTTCCAATGCGCGGCATGATGTAGGGGATACCACCAATGTGGTCGAGGTGTCCGTGCGTGATAATCACTCCTCGGATCTTTTCTTTTCTCTCCTCGAGGTATCGTGTATTGGGGAGAATGTAGTCGATACCCGGTGTCTCTTCGGCTTGGAACTGGATGCCACAGTCAACAATGAGGATGTCATCCCCGTATTCAAAAGCCGTCATGTTGCGGCCAACCTCTTCAACCCCTCCCAACGGAATGATTCGAATAGAATCCTTGGCGAGGGGTGGGATTATCTCCTCTCCCGGCCTTCGTTCTTTTGTTGGGTGCCCACCCTTGGGGGCGTCTCTCCATACGGCATTGCCGCTTTGTCTCTGGCGGCTACGTCCTCCATGGGACTTATGGCCTCCGCCACTCTTGCCACCTCCGTGGTATGGTTTGCGTCGTCCTCCGCCTCGGCTCTGCCCAGGCGAGGCTGGTCCTCCTGTTTTTCTTTCAGCAGACTGATGCGGCCGCCAACGCGACCCTCGTTCTCCTCCCTCTTTCTTTGGTGCGCGGTCCACTTGTCGTCCGTGCGATGCTTGTTTTTTGTCGTCCATGATTGTAGCCACTCGTTCGTAGCTTTTAGAGAAATTTTAATCTCTTATCTATTTGTAATTACTTGAAAAATACCCACTCTCTATTAGTTTCTATGAACCACTGATGTATGTTAATGAATCGCTCTGACGGCAAGGCGATCGTGCCTCGCTCCACTCCTTGTATCCGCTCCGGCAATATGTAGATAAAGTCTGGGGAATAGATGAACACTGCGGGGGAGTCCGATGCAATTTCTTTTTGGAACTTTTCGTATGCTTCTGCGCGTTTCTCAATATCCGTTGTCGAACGAGCTCCTTCGAGCAGTTTGTCCACAGTGATGTTTGTATAGAGTGCAATGTTTAGTCCAGGATCGTTTCTTTGTGAGGAGTGCCAGAAGGGGAATGGGTCTGATTCTCTGCCGATGACTTCTCCAAAGAAAAGTGTGTCATAGGTGCGCGGTCGTATAACATTTTGGTTGAGCTCGTTCACGGGGAGTGTCTGGATGATGACATCCGCTCCGAGCCCCCTCCATTCGCTCTGAAGTGCTTTTGCGGTGAGGAGGAGCTCCTCCGCATTTGACGTTGCGAGTGAAAAAGCAAGCGCTTGCCCCTTTCGTTTACGAATGCCCGTCTCTTTATCGAGTACCCATCCGTTCTTTTCGAGAAGCGCTATGGCGGCTTCCACATCCCCTGAGCTTTCCTCGGTAGGAGCTATATAACCGAGAGCCCCCGGCGGGAGCGGCCCCTCAAGTGGCGTGCCATAGCCATGAAGCACATTATCTACCAGTTTCTTCTTGTCGAGCGCCATTTCGAGAGCCTGCCGCACCGCTTTTTGGGTGAAGATTTCATTTTTGTTGTGATTGAAAAAGACTCCGAAGACACGGGGGAGGAGGAAGTTTAATATGCGATAGCCCTCTTCTCTAAGTTTTGCCGCCTCAAATGTAGGTATTGCAGAGACTGCCTCAACACCTCCCTTGCGCAGTGCCACAAGCAAATGTTCCTCGTCTGGATAAAAGTTGATATGAATCTTTGCAATATACGGTATCCCAAGCGCAAAGTGCTTGAACGGTGCGAGTTCGTAATACTTAGGAATCCCAGCCGAGTCGCGCTTAATTTTCTCGACACGATATGGTCCCGAACCAATTGGGTTTATGTTGTACAACGAGAAGGCAAATTGCTCCGGTGTGATCTTTTCCCAAACGTGTTTTGGCAGTATCCCGAGTGTCGTGTTCTCAAGGAATGGAGCATAGGGCTGTTTCAGCGTAAAGACAACTGTCTTATTATCCGTTTTTGCAACATCAACACCTTCCCAGTTTGCAAGCTTGGGGCTTTTGAGCGTGCTGTCTTGAACTTTTTTGATAGTAAAAACGACATCATCCGCCGTCACTGGCTTGCCATCATGCCAGCGAAGGGCGTCTCGCAATACAAATGTATATGAGAGCCCATCAGGAGAAACAATATAGTTTTCTGCAAGGTCATTCACCAGTGTCCCGTCTGTGGTTGGGCGAAGGAGGCCCGAATAGACGAGTGCTGTGATATCGCGATCTGCGTCTGACGTGGCAAGTAGCGGATTCAAAAAGCGCGGTGTACCAACAACTCCTTCAGTGAAGGAGCCGCCACGCGCGGGGACTATTTCGATGAACATCGCATTCACGGTAAGCAGTGTACCGAGGACTCCCACGACAAATAGGAGGACAAGCCCGAAGAATACTCGGCGCTCATGGGTACCAAGCGAAAGAATAATCAGCCGCACATAACGTACGGAAGCCTTAACTTTTTCGCGGAACCCAGGTGTTTCCGGCGTGGAATCACTGCTCTTCTCTGATTCGTTTGTAGTATTTTCGAGAGGAGAAATCACAAAAGATAGGCACTAGGTTTTGGTCGCCGATGTTAGGCGAGTTCGTCCCTATGAGCTAGTCGCTAAACTCTAAATAAGGAGAGTGACAAAC
This portion of the Parcubacteria group bacterium genome encodes:
- a CDS encoding DUF378 domain-containing protein — its product is MDVLHKISFWLLVIGGLNWLLYVLGWEVGGVLLGGMDAMLAQVVYVVVGLAALFEVFYFFKK
- the nth gene encoding endonuclease III; the protein is MIDKEVKRRAAALLRALTKLFPNPKIVLKYHSNWELLVAVELSAQCTDKKVNEVTERLFKKYRTLDDYVRADPREFEIDIHSTGFFRNKTKNILAAAKMVKEKHGGRVPDTMEELIELPGVARKTANIILGNAFGKVEGIAVDTHVIRLGHRFGLSKEKNPEKIERDLMATFPKKEWFKLTYRLIEYGRNYCPARGCPDDHPLARFDA
- a CDS encoding MFS transporter yields the protein MQRLFPKKFSKLYFLYAALFFFSFQLGLTLYITSSFLKNFLPESFVGFVYIAASVASLFALVYTPKVLPTLGNYQTTLALLGLEFFALVAIAVWPESSAVIPLFIVYQGFVTISLFNIDVFIEQYSEERITGALRGVMLTVLNFAILLGPLVAGYLLANGDFSKVYLAAAFFTLPTWWIIARHFHNFKDPVYQDISLFAALKKTLLAKHPKDDIRHAGIASFLMNFFYSWMVIYTPIYLHDYIGFSWGEIGIILTIMLLPFVLFEIPVGRYVDSKNAERRVMFLGFLIAAFFTATLVLLREPSLLLWALCLFGTRVGMSFVEITSESYFFKRVTASDTSIISIFRDMRPISAIAGPLSASVLLLFFDARLLFFILAGILLFGALNAALMRSPAHTSTN
- a CDS encoding ribonuclease J — encoded protein: MDDKKQASHGRQVDRAPKKEGGERGSRWRPHQSAERKTGGPASPGQSRGGGRRKPYHGGGKSGGGHKSHGGRSRQRQSGNAVWRDAPKGGHPTKERRPGEEIIPPLAKDSIRIIPLGGVEEVGRNMTAFEYGDDILIVDCGIQFQAEETPGIDYILPNTRYLEERKEKIRGVIITHGHLDHIGGIPYIMPRIGNPPIYTRLLTLLMVKKRQGEFPELPPLNLNEIKGDENLILGGFRVRFFAVTHTIPDAAGVIIETPHGVIVHTGDLKLEHKDGTPSKKEDEEFGIFAKEKVLALLADSTNVEKPGWSIPESAVFKTMEDIIKNARGRLIIGTFASQIERIAKIIEITEKYNKKIIIDGRSMKQNVEIATEAGILKPQKGTIVPIDAMDDYSPEKIVILVTGAQGDEHAVLMRVANKGHKYIRLSKRDTIVLSSSIIPGNELAVQKLKDNLARQGANIVHYQVSDVHSSGHANQGELEWIHKHVKPRFFIPIHGYHYMLHVHGKLAQRVGMPEDRVIIPDNGAIIEIQNGGEKIVRLKEMAPRGMVLVDGFSIGDIQEVVLRDRQMLAQDGMFVLVVTLDVTTGKLRKSPDIISRGFVYLRESQELLSNARTLVKKTVEKEVGAMHPVNFDYLKGILTDEVSKYLFQKTNKRPIVIPVILGI
- a CDS encoding peptide ABC transporter substrate-binding protein, translated to MISPLENTTNESEKSSDSTPETPGFREKVKASVRYVRLIILSLGTHERRVFFGLVLLFVVGVLGTLLTVNAMFIEIVPARGGSFTEGVVGTPRFLNPLLATSDADRDITALVYSGLLRPTTDGTLVNDLAENYIVSPDGLSYTFVLRDALRWHDGKPVTADDVVFTIKKVQDSTLKSPKLANWEGVDVAKTDNKTVVFTLKQPYAPFLENTTLGILPKHVWEKITPEQFAFSLYNINPIGSGPYRVEKIKRDSAGIPKYYELAPFKHFALGIPYIAKIHINFYPDEEHLLVALRKGGVEAVSAIPTFEAAKLREEGYRILNFLLPRVFGVFFNHNKNEIFTQKAVRQALEMALDKKKLVDNVLHGYGTPLEGPLPPGALGYIAPTEESSGDVEAAIALLEKNGWVLDKETGIRKRKGQALAFSLATSNAEELLLTAKALQSEWRGLGADVIIQTLPVNELNQNVIRPRTYDTLFFGEVIGRESDPFPFWHSSQRNDPGLNIALYTNITVDKLLEGARSTTDIEKRAEAYEKFQKEIASDSPAVFIYSPDFIYILPERIQGVERGTIALPSERFINIHQWFIETNREWVFFK